A single window of Granulicella mallensis MP5ACTX8 DNA harbors:
- a CDS encoding tyrosine-type recombinase/integrase, whose product MRRRLPLGLGPTVELYQTPSNKEESPLSKRAMITGKVGWHTFRHSYTTILKSHGEDVKTVQELMRYANSSITLNLYAQAIREPNVRLRASNPAGFSVGKTPSEK is encoded by the coding sequence TTGCGAAGGCGATTGCCTTTGGGATTGGGTCCTACCGTCGAACTTTATCAAACACCATCAAATAAGGAAGAAAGCCCGCTCTCAAAGAGAGCGATGATCACCGGTAAGGTGGGATGGCACACGTTCCGTCACTCCTACACGACGATCCTGAAGTCGCATGGCGAGGACGTGAAGACTGTTCAGGAACTGATGCGATACGCCAATAGCAGTATCACCCTCAATCTGTATGCCCAAGCCATCAGGGAACCAAACGTGCGGCTCAGGGCAAGTAACCCGGCTGGTTTTTCAGTCGGCAAAACTCCATCCGAAAAATAG
- a CDS encoding rhodanese-like domain-containing protein — protein MPEPSELQQLTAAELEKECRQGVLILDTRAAEQFATFHIPKTLQIGLMGPFASWAAILIRPTQQLLIIAEDSNSAYEAQNRLARVGLQNVIGYALADEKAWRRQGFTLISLPIHRCDDIRQALQEDRPLQLIDVRSRAEWLKGHLPGAISMPLLELSSDAASVDLSKLNVLYCEEGHRATTAASLLLRSNSGDLGILIDGMEGWRASDLPLETS, from the coding sequence TTGCCGGAACCATCAGAACTTCAGCAGCTAACAGCAGCCGAGCTGGAGAAAGAATGTCGCCAGGGTGTTCTTATTTTGGACACAAGAGCCGCAGAACAATTTGCCACGTTCCATATTCCCAAAACGCTACAGATTGGCCTCATGGGGCCTTTTGCAAGTTGGGCAGCGATCCTGATCAGGCCTACGCAGCAACTTCTAATCATTGCCGAAGATTCAAATAGTGCCTATGAGGCACAAAACCGTTTGGCAAGGGTAGGTCTCCAAAATGTGATCGGATATGCTCTCGCAGACGAAAAGGCGTGGCGTCGGCAAGGCTTCACGCTCATCAGTCTCCCTATACATCGGTGTGACGATATACGCCAGGCTCTACAAGAAGATCGCCCACTGCAGCTCATCGACGTCCGTAGCCGGGCGGAGTGGTTGAAAGGGCACCTGCCTGGTGCGATCTCGATGCCTTTGCTTGAACTTAGTTCAGATGCCGCATCCGTCGATCTCTCTAAACTCAATGTTTTGTACTGCGAGGAAGGGCATCGAGCGACGACTGCGGCTAGCCTTCTGCTGCGGAGCAACTCCGGCGATCTCGGTATTTTGATCGACGGAATGGAAGGATGGCGAGCCTCCGATTTGCCCCTGGAAACGTCATAG
- a CDS encoding ECF-type sigma factor: MSKGAPLSAALEGRGDVTSLLALWSRGDDSALEQLTPIIYDDLLRLAKAKLRREYGDCTLEPTGLVHEAYLRLAGQSKVHAESRIHFYAIAANTMRRVLIEHARNHNAQKRGGGMRITLQTGMDIAQERPPDFIMLDEALGRLAQIDKRKSQTIELKYFGGLSTEEIGLHLGISVATVGRELRLGQAWIRREMSGALIDNKDEK; the protein is encoded by the coding sequence ATGTCCAAGGGGGCGCCCCTCAGTGCAGCACTAGAAGGTCGGGGTGATGTAACCAGTCTTCTCGCTCTCTGGAGTCGAGGAGATGATTCAGCCCTCGAACAACTCACTCCCATTATTTACGACGATTTACTTCGCCTCGCCAAGGCAAAGTTGAGACGCGAGTATGGCGATTGCACGCTTGAACCAACGGGTTTGGTTCACGAAGCCTATCTCCGGCTGGCTGGCCAGAGCAAGGTACATGCTGAAAGTCGTATCCATTTCTATGCGATTGCAGCCAATACCATGAGACGCGTGCTGATTGAGCACGCGAGAAACCATAACGCTCAGAAACGGGGCGGCGGGATGAGGATTACATTGCAAACGGGGATGGATATCGCCCAGGAGCGCCCGCCGGACTTTATCATGCTGGATGAAGCCCTTGGACGACTGGCACAAATTGATAAAAGGAAGAGCCAAACCATCGAACTTAAGTATTTTGGCGGTCTGAGTACGGAAGAAATTGGTCTGCATTTAGGGATTTCGGTGGCGACTGTCGGCCGCGAACTCCGCCTGGGACAAGCATGGATACGCCGCGAGATGTCAGGCGCTCTGATCGATAACAAAGATGAAAAGTGA
- a CDS encoding secondary thiamine-phosphate synthase enzyme YjbQ, with translation MKQAVHNLEITTRGQGLYEFTSSISQWTSGQQVQTGLLTVFCRHTSASLLIQENADPTVRLDLKAYFDRIAPEDGAYEHDSEGPDDMPAHLKTALTQVQLSIPVVKGALVLGTWQGVYLFEHRVHPHRREIVLHLVGE, from the coding sequence TTGAAGCAAGCAGTGCACAATCTTGAAATCACAACGCGAGGCCAGGGTCTCTACGAATTCACATCGAGTATTAGCCAGTGGACAAGCGGCCAGCAGGTGCAGACCGGACTATTGACGGTCTTTTGCCGACATACCTCTGCTTCGCTGTTGATTCAGGAGAATGCCGATCCTACCGTGCGTCTCGACCTCAAAGCATACTTCGACCGCATCGCACCCGAAGATGGAGCGTACGAACATGACTCAGAAGGTCCAGACGACATGCCGGCTCATCTGAAGACGGCACTGACTCAGGTTCAATTATCAATCCCTGTGGTGAAGGGCGCTCTCGTACTGGGTACCTGGCAGGGTGTCTACCTTTTTGAGCACAGAGTGCATCCTCACAGACGAGAGATCGTCCTTCACCTGGTGGGAGAATAA
- a CDS encoding DUF6088 family protein → MLLFNTQELHIEFADTRVPARTVYLSDGPDRVYRVGNTTLAFEHTALKESGFNLEESGLIVQALKSLGQEQITSEIVSKIRAWLPVSLRAKVLADTKTATGWVYSAIQQITQEAVHG, encoded by the coding sequence GTGCTCTTATTCAACACGCAGGAACTTCATATTGAGTTTGCAGATACACGGGTTCCCGCCCGCACCGTCTATCTCTCGGATGGACCAGATCGGGTCTATCGGGTTGGGAATACTACCTTGGCTTTCGAGCACACGGCATTGAAGGAGTCGGGCTTCAACCTCGAGGAAAGCGGACTGATCGTTCAGGCGCTCAAGTCGCTTGGGCAGGAGCAAATTACCTCAGAGATCGTCTCGAAGATCCGGGCATGGCTCCCAGTATCGTTACGGGCCAAAGTTTTAGCAGATACTAAAACCGCGACTGGCTGGGTGTACAGCGCTATCCAGCAGATCACTCAAGAGGCCGTTCATGGATAA
- a CDS encoding serine/threonine protein kinase translates to MKSDRWQLIEEIFQGALDRPSEERKQFVEQACGNDKQLRSEIESLLASDNDAESVLHSVIAKDLKEMTSTSGPSEIGLRLGPYLLVRELDSGGMGVVYFAVRSDDQYFQIVAIKTIRKGRDSEEMVQQFRMERQVLATLNHPNIGAILDGGETEDGRPFIVMEYVEGQPITLASKNHNLSIRQRIELFRSVCSAVHYAHQKLILHRDIKPSNVMVTPEGMVKLIDFGISKPLVPQPIQGHVSSAKTSSRMMTPDYASPEQLQGKQLTTATDIYSLGVLLFELLTGSRPYKLQNLSDAAAEQVVFKKDSWKLSLAPDLPRRIRKELSGDLDGIVLRAMDPDPSRRYLSVQHFDEDLFRYLEGRPVSARKTSAAYRLRKLMQRHKTAVVATSAVSVALIFSLLIGSRQSRLADRRVRQVRTLSDSAISDMTDKLQHSSASAETQAAIFRSALRYLDGLQKSTGNDPRLLLELSKAYVRVGDLEGSPSVADLGNSDAAITSYQGALRVAMEANSRTPGYESTEAVIEAYQRLGSIEKFLGSLHQANDHYQQGLLLAQDFWKQRPADPTRIRLLAMSYAGIGDVNLGGLNPEQALDRYSAALRIFGDNPNGAEDHDRILIKLYLNEADALNELGHQSESLAYGRKAVALAEALVQRFPSSAQVRRELFLADEKVVLVLAGRDALNIGDSAQAQIYARKALAIAQMLVGIDSTNAQANFDLALAYQAMGDSFRLDNMHMASVWYRSSITLTKRLTPMYGAAARHLIAIRDEALAEVLPSEADAPERLRLLLEANLIRRELAESSPHGRLHLMGSYCKLSDAELAVKDLAKARQYSNAALPFLHEFGTESPSLLVLRDVGSCYESEGNAQFHAALDPTLPLAARHAAEAESNEWYRNSAKVWATWNRRGVATAESEQERQKVERLLKRSSDLSQRDKEQLKLVAKDDRKP, encoded by the coding sequence ATGAAAAGTGATCGTTGGCAACTGATCGAGGAGATCTTTCAGGGAGCCCTGGACCGGCCATCGGAGGAACGGAAGCAGTTTGTCGAGCAGGCGTGTGGGAATGACAAGCAACTACGCTCCGAGATCGAGTCTCTTCTTGCAAGCGACAATGACGCCGAGAGCGTACTCCATTCCGTGATAGCGAAAGACCTGAAGGAAATGACGAGTACTTCAGGCCCCTCGGAGATCGGACTGCGCCTTGGCCCCTATCTTCTGGTGCGCGAGTTAGATAGCGGGGGGATGGGGGTTGTGTACTTTGCTGTCCGTTCTGACGATCAGTATTTCCAGATCGTGGCTATCAAAACGATTCGCAAGGGGCGCGACTCAGAGGAGATGGTTCAACAGTTTCGCATGGAACGGCAGGTTCTGGCGACGCTAAACCACCCGAATATCGGTGCCATTCTTGATGGAGGCGAGACCGAAGATGGTCGTCCCTTCATCGTGATGGAGTATGTGGAAGGTCAGCCGATCACGCTTGCCAGCAAAAACCACAACCTATCGATTCGGCAACGCATTGAACTATTTCGTTCAGTATGTTCCGCCGTTCACTACGCTCATCAGAAGCTGATCTTGCATCGAGACATCAAGCCAAGCAACGTGATGGTTACGCCGGAGGGCATGGTCAAGCTCATTGACTTCGGAATTTCAAAACCGCTGGTGCCGCAACCGATTCAAGGACATGTTTCCTCTGCGAAAACCAGCTCCAGAATGATGACTCCTGACTATGCAAGCCCGGAGCAGCTTCAGGGAAAACAACTGACCACTGCTACTGACATCTATTCTCTGGGAGTCCTGCTGTTCGAGCTTCTGACAGGTTCGCGTCCCTATAAGCTTCAAAATCTGTCGGACGCCGCAGCGGAGCAAGTCGTTTTCAAGAAAGATAGCTGGAAGCTAAGCCTGGCTCCAGATCTGCCTCGCCGGATCCGAAAGGAGTTATCGGGAGACCTCGACGGGATTGTACTGAGGGCGATGGATCCCGATCCATCACGACGCTACCTGTCGGTTCAGCACTTTGACGAGGATCTGTTTCGCTACCTGGAAGGCAGGCCTGTTTCCGCGAGAAAGACATCCGCTGCCTATCGATTGAGAAAGTTGATGCAACGCCATAAGACAGCGGTGGTTGCGACATCTGCCGTCTCTGTAGCATTAATTTTTTCTCTCCTCATCGGTTCGAGGCAATCTCGCCTGGCCGATCGTCGAGTGCGGCAGGTTCGGACGCTTTCGGACTCCGCTATCTCGGATATGACCGACAAGCTCCAACATTCTTCCGCCTCCGCAGAGACACAGGCAGCAATTTTCCGCAGTGCGCTCCGGTATTTGGATGGACTGCAAAAGAGCACTGGAAACGACCCTCGATTATTGCTTGAACTGTCCAAAGCTTATGTGCGCGTTGGCGACCTGGAGGGGTCACCCTCGGTTGCCGATTTGGGCAACTCGGATGCTGCCATTACCAGCTACCAGGGAGCTTTGCGGGTTGCCATGGAAGCGAATAGCCGAACACCTGGTTACGAGAGCACTGAAGCTGTCATTGAAGCCTATCAACGCCTGGGCAGCATCGAAAAGTTTCTCGGAAGTCTGCATCAAGCGAATGATCATTACCAGCAAGGACTTTTGTTGGCACAAGATTTCTGGAAGCAAAGACCTGCCGATCCGACTCGTATACGGCTTTTGGCGATGAGCTATGCAGGAATCGGCGATGTCAATCTCGGGGGCTTGAATCCGGAGCAGGCATTAGATAGATATTCTGCGGCTTTACGGATATTCGGGGACAATCCAAACGGCGCCGAAGATCATGATCGAATACTGATTAAGCTTTATCTTAACGAAGCGGACGCTCTCAACGAACTTGGCCATCAATCGGAGTCTCTAGCCTACGGTCGAAAAGCGGTGGCTCTTGCCGAGGCTTTAGTGCAAAGGTTTCCATCCTCGGCCCAAGTGCGGCGCGAGCTCTTTTTGGCGGACGAGAAGGTCGTCCTGGTTTTAGCTGGAAGAGACGCCCTGAATATAGGAGATTCCGCGCAGGCGCAGATCTACGCTCGAAAGGCACTTGCGATTGCGCAAATGCTCGTTGGGATCGACAGCACAAATGCTCAGGCAAATTTCGATCTGGCTCTCGCATACCAGGCGATGGGTGACTCTTTTCGCCTTGACAACATGCACATGGCCAGCGTGTGGTATCGAAGTTCGATTACTCTCACGAAGCGGTTGACTCCGATGTATGGCGCGGCCGCGCGGCACTTGATCGCGATACGGGATGAGGCGCTGGCGGAAGTGCTCCCCAGCGAAGCGGACGCGCCGGAGCGGCTGCGTCTTCTTCTGGAAGCAAATCTGATCAGGAGGGAATTGGCCGAGAGCAGTCCGCATGGGCGCCTCCATTTGATGGGATCGTACTGCAAGCTGAGCGATGCGGAACTCGCCGTGAAAGATCTTGCAAAGGCTCGCCAGTACTCGAATGCAGCGTTGCCCTTTCTCCATGAGTTCGGGACGGAGTCTCCCAGTTTGCTGGTTCTGAGAGACGTAGGGTCCTGCTATGAAAGTGAAGGAAATGCACAGTTTCACGCGGCATTGGACCCAACCCTCCCTCTTGCTGCTCGGCATGCTGCCGAAGCCGAGTCGAATGAGTGGTATCGGAACAGTGCAAAGGTGTGGGCAACGTGGAATAGACGAGGCGTAGCTACAGCGGAAAGCGAACAGGAACGGCAAAAGGTAGAACGGCTCCTCAAAAGATCGAGCGATCTCTCCCAGAGAGATAAAGAACAACTGAAATTAGTGGCAAAGGATGATCGAAAACCGTGA
- a CDS encoding OsmC family protein, translated as MAELKAQVHYGENDFFIGISPGGHASIMETNGERASAATPMELLLLAVGGCMASDVVDILRKKRQRVTDYKVEVTGDRREDFPRSFKSIKLHHILTGESLSEVAVKQAIELSDSKYCSVSATLRPTAEISVTYEIVPASVAA; from the coding sequence ATGGCAGAGCTAAAGGCACAAGTTCACTATGGCGAGAATGATTTTTTTATCGGTATCAGTCCGGGTGGCCATGCCTCCATTATGGAAACCAACGGTGAGCGGGCCTCCGCTGCTACGCCGATGGAACTCCTGCTGCTAGCCGTTGGAGGTTGTATGGCCTCTGATGTGGTCGATATTCTCCGCAAGAAGCGCCAAAGGGTCACAGACTACAAGGTTGAAGTAACTGGCGATCGGCGTGAAGACTTTCCACGCAGCTTCAAGTCCATCAAGCTTCATCACATCCTGACCGGTGAATCGCTTTCGGAGGTCGCCGTCAAGCAGGCCATCGAGCTGTCCGATTCGAAGTATTGCAGTGTGTCAGCAACCCTGAGACCGACAGCAGAAATATCCGTCACGTATGAAATCGTTCCTGCATCAGTTGCAGCGTAG
- a CDS encoding sigma-70 family RNA polymerase sigma factor, with the protein MLCEHYGSVEAYSSSVEHINALYGYAMVLTRNSAEAEDLVQETYVRAIPAISRLRGESNIKNWLFKILRNAWLNQLRKQRTGPQIVQFDMEFSSAGDLVDPGKQSYESYVNKLEAEQVRAAIEQLPAEFREIIVLREFEELSYQEIAYLLDCPTGTVMSRLARARSKLRALLSPAFA; encoded by the coding sequence ATGCTCTGCGAACACTACGGCTCAGTCGAGGCTTACAGCTCAAGCGTCGAACATATCAATGCGTTATATGGCTACGCGATGGTTTTGACTCGCAACTCTGCGGAAGCAGAGGATCTGGTACAGGAAACGTACGTGCGTGCCATACCGGCAATAAGCAGGCTCCGTGGGGAGAGCAATATAAAAAATTGGCTCTTTAAAATTCTCCGAAACGCATGGCTGAACCAACTGAGGAAACAGAGAACCGGCCCTCAGATCGTTCAATTTGATATGGAGTTTAGTTCTGCAGGTGACTTAGTCGATCCTGGCAAACAATCCTATGAGAGCTATGTGAACAAGCTGGAAGCCGAGCAGGTACGAGCGGCGATTGAACAGTTACCTGCCGAATTCCGAGAGATTATTGTGCTACGCGAATTTGAAGAATTATCGTATCAGGAGATCGCTTATCTTCTGGATTGCCCTACAGGGACAGTCATGTCGCGTCTTGCAAGAGCGCGCTCTAAGCTTCGGGCATTGCTTTCACCAGCCTTTGCATGA